The window ATTGATTGACCGTATGATAAGCGGGGAGATCGAAGAACCCTTTAATATTATAATCAACCCTACACGGTTCGAGCTTCGTAAATCCACGGAAAAGTATGATATCACGAACGAGTATATTTCTCAGGTTGTCAATTTCATCGAGGACAATTTCACTACTAATATTGATATCGAGGGACTTACCGAGCTTGTACCTTTATCGCGGCGAAACTTGGAAGTAAAATTCAAAGAAGAGATGGGAACCTCCATTTACCAGTTCATCTTGAGTTGCCGGATCGACTATTTCGCTCGTTTGCTGTTGACTACCGACCGAACCCTTTTCGACTTGGCGCTGGAATCAGGATTTAATGATTGCAAGAATATCGCTCGAATCTTTAAAAAATTAAAGGGCTGTACCCCCACCGAATACCGAAAAGAATTCATGGATGACATCCTATAACGATTTTTGAAATCAACATTACGCTTTTAAAGCAATATTCAGCCCGTTAAAAAATACTTTTGTGTAATAAAGGCGTATAAATGCCTGTTTTTATTCTCATCACGAAATATAACACGTATTATAATGAGCAGTATTCCGGAAATCAAACATGTCAAGGACAAAAGTACCACCATCAAATCGATGATAATACTGGCACTTTTGTATTTTATTTTTGGGTTGGTATCATGGGTTAACACCATATTGATCCCCTACTTCGAGTTAACACTACAGTTATCGCGTTTTGAATCCTACTTGGTAACGTTCGCGTTTTACATTGCCTACCTGATTATGGCTATTCCTTCCTCTTACTTACTCAATAGAGTAGGTTACAAAAAAGGAATGATGTATGGCTTGTGGTGCATGGCAATCGGTGCCCTTCTTTTCGTGCCGGCTGCCTACTGGCGGGTGTATCAAGTTTTCTTACTGGGACTTTTCTTACTGGGAGTGGGCCTCGCGATTCTTCAATCCGCGGCAAACCCCTACGTCACTATCGTGGGCCCCATCGAGAGCGCGGCGAAACGAATGAGCATCGTGGGAACCGGCAACAAGCTAGCCGGCGTAATCGCCAACTTGATATTTGCAGCCGTGGTAATCCGCGAATCCGATCGCGAACTCATGCAGCAAATTGAAGCAGGCGTGTATACGGGGGCAGATTTAGATGCGGCGTTAAGCACGCTGATACAAGGGGTTATGACCCCCTACCTTATTTTAGGTATCGCCTTGTTCATTTTTGGCGTCATAATCCGTTACTCGCCGCTTCCGGAACTGGATCCCAGCGTGGTCAATAAACAGTCGACGGAGGATGAAGAGTCTCGGAAATCGATCTTCCAATACCCTGCGCTACTACTTGGCGTTCTCGCCATGTTTTTTCATATTGGCACCCAAATGATCGCTTTGGGGACGAGCATCCAATACGCGGGAACCATGGGTGAAAGCCTGGCTGGGCCGGCACAAAATATTCCGTCTTACACCATGCTTCTCACATTCGTGGGTTACTTCTTAGGAATTGCCCTCATTCCAAAATATTTAAAACAGCGGAACGCGTTGTTAATCTGCGCGAGCATCAACCTCATTTTGTCTGCTCTAATCATTACCACCACGGGAACCGTGAACTTCCTGGGAATAAGCACCGATATTTCGCTTTGGTACCTGGTAATGATGGGGCTCCCCAACGCGTTGCTCTATGCGGGTATTTGGCCCCTCGCCATCAGCGGCTTAGGAAAATACACCAACTTGGGATCAGCATTTTTGGTAATGGCGTTGAGTGGAAGTGCCATTATGCCCATCGTTTACAACGCGTTTTTCGAACTGAATAACGCGACGTTACCTGCTTTCGAGTCGATGAAGTATGCCTACTGGATCTTGATCCCCTGTTTTGCCTATATCGTATGGTACGCCGCATGGGGATACCGCATCAAGTCCTGGAAGAAAAATTGATGTGATAATTGAATAAAATCAGCAAATTTACAAATCAAATTAATTGATATAAATTATGAGCCAACGAACGATAATACAAAATGGGAAGGTGATTTTTCCCGATAAAATAGAAGAGAATCTTTCGATCGTATGCGAACAAGGAAAAATTACAGCCATAGTAAAACCGGAACAGGTAACACCGTCTGCAGATGATCGGGTGATCGACGCGAAGGGCAACTACGTTTCCGCCGGTTTCATTGATATCCACACGCATGGCGGTGGTGGCCACGACTTCATGGATGGAACCGTGGAAGCATTCCTCGGTGCCGCGGAAACGCACGCGAAACATGGCACTACCGCACTGCTACCCACCACCCTTACCAGCACAACCGAGGAGTTAATTAAAATGTTTGCCACCTACAAGGAGGCTGTAAAACAGAATAAAAAAGGAGCTAAATTTATAGGCCTCCACCTCGAAGGCCCCTACTTCGCGTATAATCAACGAGGTGCTCAAGACCCTAAGTATCTACGCAATCCCGAGCCGGAAGAGTACAATAGAATACTGGAAGCATCGGATGATATTGTTCGGTGGAGCTTGGCTCCCGAGCTGCCCGGTGCGTTAGAATTTGGGAAGGTACTTCGGGAGAAAAGTATCCTCACTGCCGTGGCACACTCCGACGCTAT of the Petrimonas mucosa genome contains:
- a CDS encoding MFS transporter, producing MSSIPEIKHVKDKSTTIKSMIILALLYFIFGLVSWVNTILIPYFELTLQLSRFESYLVTFAFYIAYLIMAIPSSYLLNRVGYKKGMMYGLWCMAIGALLFVPAAYWRVYQVFLLGLFLLGVGLAILQSAANPYVTIVGPIESAAKRMSIVGTGNKLAGVIANLIFAAVVIRESDRELMQQIEAGVYTGADLDAALSTLIQGVMTPYLILGIALFIFGVIIRYSPLPELDPSVVNKQSTEDEESRKSIFQYPALLLGVLAMFFHIGTQMIALGTSIQYAGTMGESLAGPAQNIPSYTMLLTFVGYFLGIALIPKYLKQRNALLICASINLILSALIITTTGTVNFLGISTDISLWYLVMMGLPNALLYAGIWPLAISGLGKYTNLGSAFLVMALSGSAIMPIVYNAFFELNNATLPAFESMKYAYWILIPCFAYIVWYAAWGYRIKSWKKN
- the nagA gene encoding N-acetylglucosamine-6-phosphate deacetylase, which codes for MSQRTIIQNGKVIFPDKIEENLSIVCEQGKITAIVKPEQVTPSADDRVIDAKGNYVSAGFIDIHTHGGGGHDFMDGTVEAFLGAAETHAKHGTTALLPTTLTSTTEELIKMFATYKEAVKQNKKGAKFIGLHLEGPYFAYNQRGAQDPKYLRNPEPEEYNRILEASDDIVRWSLAPELPGALEFGKVLREKSILTAVAHSDAIYEEVLDTFDAGFTLATHLYSGMSTITRRNAYRYAGVVEASYLIDDMDVEIIADGVHLPKSLLQFVYKFKGPDKTALCTDSMRGAGMPDGESILGSLEKGQKVIIEDGVAKLPDRTAFAGSVATTDRLVRTMVEIAEVPLVEAVRMMTLTPARILKIDQQKGSIQQGKDADFVIFDNNIHVSYTIIEGNVIHNS